A single window of Bradyrhizobium daqingense DNA harbors:
- a CDS encoding glycosyltransferase family 2 protein, which yields MKISIVITVYNYERYVGLAIDSALNQTRSADEIVVVDDGSSDGSREIIAGYGDRIRAILQANQGNIAAFEVGYRAATGDVLLFLDADDILMPTAVENVAAHWREGISKVQFNLDIIDSAGRRLGRSFCAFPKSYAPDDLHAKFVRSGTYIWPVMSGNAYSRGFLRQVIPLNPPVGYDGALNTIAPLYGDVVTVQETLGQYRLHGRNISRNDAKGQAQRFPDFPRQIGFRVAEFDILKAHCDRKSMHVQAARPIDNEIVFVNYRLASRKLGLRYVGQEADTSSSLLRRGIWLALTTTTHWRAAASHVAWFIGLFLSPSWLAYQLIMLRFNRAELLRPLVRFGSVIRRKPA from the coding sequence TTGAAGATCAGCATCGTCATAACAGTCTACAATTACGAACGGTATGTCGGATTGGCAATCGACAGCGCCTTGAATCAGACCCGTTCGGCGGACGAGATCGTCGTCGTCGACGACGGGTCGAGCGACGGTTCCCGCGAGATCATCGCCGGCTATGGTGACAGGATTCGAGCCATACTTCAGGCAAATCAGGGCAACATCGCAGCATTCGAAGTTGGGTATCGCGCAGCGACAGGAGATGTACTGCTGTTCCTCGATGCGGACGACATCCTGATGCCGACGGCGGTCGAAAACGTCGCTGCGCACTGGCGCGAGGGTATTTCGAAAGTTCAATTCAATCTGGACATCATTGACAGCGCCGGCAGGCGACTTGGGCGCTCGTTTTGTGCGTTTCCTAAATCCTACGCGCCAGACGATCTGCACGCAAAATTTGTCCGGTCGGGCACATACATCTGGCCAGTCATGTCGGGAAATGCGTACTCTCGAGGGTTTCTTCGACAGGTCATCCCTCTCAATCCGCCCGTCGGATACGACGGCGCCCTCAACACGATCGCGCCTCTTTACGGAGACGTGGTCACGGTGCAAGAAACCCTCGGGCAATATCGGCTCCATGGCAGAAATATCAGCCGAAATGACGCGAAAGGCCAGGCGCAGCGCTTTCCGGATTTTCCTAGGCAGATCGGGTTCCGCGTCGCAGAGTTCGATATCCTGAAGGCGCATTGCGACAGAAAGTCTATGCACGTACAAGCGGCACGGCCGATCGATAACGAGATCGTTTTTGTCAACTATCGCCTCGCATCGCGTAAGTTGGGATTGCGCTATGTTGGACAGGAGGCGGACACATCGAGTTCACTTCTGCGCCGTGGGATATGGCTCGCGCTGACCACGACAACACATTGGCGCGCCGCCGCCTCTCATGTCGCCTGGTTCATAGGGCTGTTCTTGAGCCCTTCCTGGCTTGCGTACCAGCTGATCATGCTCCGCTTCAACAGGGCAGAACTCCTGAGGCCGCTCGTCAGGTTCGGCAGCGTCATCCGGCGCAAGCCCGCCTAA